Within Sulfurimonas sp. hsl 1-7, the genomic segment AATTTTCTTGTGGTTTATATACAATATCTACTGCACTTGTATTGTATTTTGCAGAAACAACAAGTGTATCTAAAAACTTATTAAAAGCTTCAGTTAACTGATAGGTACCAGGAGTACCCATCATTCCAAATGGTCTAGGAGAAAAATATAGTAATTTCATTATTCTGTTATCACATCAAAAAAAATTTCAGAAACATTTCGCCCCTTAAAAAATTTTTTAACATAATTAAAAACTATTTGATAAAAAGATTCTTTGTCTTTAGAACCATTACCTTCTGTCAAGATCTTTTTAATGTATAATGCAAATGTTTCATAAACTTTTGGCTCAAAATAATATGCACCTTTTTCACTCAAATATTCTTTTTTAATATTTAATAAAGGAATAACATGCACTTTTTTAGAAATTTTTTTGTCAATTAACTTTTTAAAGGTTTCACTAGATCTAACTCTTTCCATACTATTTCTGATCTTAAAACCAGAATGTGGATAGTTGATAAGAAAAATTTCCATCTTATTATTGATAGATTTTAATATAGTAATAATTTCTTCCAGATTCTCAATACTTTCATTCGCACTTAATAATCCTTTATCCTTACAATTAACCTTATCGGGTTCCATATGTTTATTCTTTCCATCTGGCAATGATTGCATAAAGTTAATTATATAAGGGATACTACTTTTTCCTTCATTTATAAACGAATAGCCTTTACGACTTAAATCATAATTTAAATCAATAACTATAACATCAGCTATTTGTATATTTTCTTTTAACGCTTCTAAATATTCAAGGGATTGAAATTTAATTCTGGGAAGATTTCTGTCCACATCAACTTGTTGAAACTTGATTGCACTTTCTAAAGAATCTTTTGTTAAAAAATTTTGAGTCTTATCTTCCAATAAGGCTCGTATAATATCTGTTCTTAAATGCATACCATGATAAATTTTTTTATATTGACCCATATTTTCTAAAGCGTTTACTGTTATTTCAGATAAACAACTACCTAATATGACAATATTTTTCATTTACCACTTAACCCCACGGAAAATTACATCGTTACGAATGTTATCTTTATACTCAGCTACAACTTTAAACATCTCTTCCATAACTTCATCTGTAAGATAGTGTGGCTCTACACCAATGTTTATTAAACCTTGATATGTAGGATTGTAGTAATGTTCTTCAGCTTCTTTTCTTGGATTTTCAATGTTTTTAATTTCAACATTGTAACCTAGTTTATCACCTACACGTTTTGTGATGTCAGCTAACTCATTTACACTAAATGTTTCCATAACTTGGTTAAATATACGAAGTTCACCCTTCTCTGCCGGAGATTTTTCTGACATATGTACACATTGTAATGTATCTTTAATATTTAGGTAACCTCTTGTTTGTCCACCTTTACCATAGACAGTTAAAGGGTAACCATTGATAGCTTGTGTAATAAAACGGTTTACAATAGTTCCAAATACTTCATCGTAGTTAAAGATCGGACGAAGTCTTGGATCAATTTTACTCTCTTCTGTTTCTATTCCGTATACCGGTCCTTGCATAAGGTCTGTAATACGAAGATTCCACATACGAACACCAAACCAGTAAAGGTCAGTATCCATAACTTTTGTAGTATGGTAAAGTGAACCTGCAGCTCTTGGATATAAGAACTTTTGTTTTCTACCATTATGTTCTACTTCTAACCAACCCTCTTCGATGTCTATATTTGGTGTACCATACTCACCCATTGTACCAAGTTTAATGATGTGTGTATCCGGTGCTAGATCACGTACTGCAAAAAGTAAGTTACTAGAAACTAGTAAGTTATTTGTAATAGTAAAGTTTGATTTTTTATAGTCCATCATAGAGTATGGAGCAGAAGGCATTTCAGCATAATGCACTACAGTTTCAGGAACACCAGTAAAATCATAGTTAATTGCCCAGTCATATTTCACGCGACCTTCAAAAAAACCACGAGTAAATTCAGCATCAGTTAGATCACCTATTGCAACTTTGATCTCATTTCCTGTTTTTTCATGCCAGATTTTTGCTCTTTCTACTAACGATGGAATTGGGTACAACATACCTACATCTATCTCAGTACAAGCATTTCTACGCAGATAGTTATCTACAACCGTTACTTCATAACCTCTGTTTGAAAAGTACATAGCCGTTGGCCAACCTAAATAACCGTCTCCGCCTAAAATTAAAACATGTGCCATTTTTTCTCCTTTTTTATAGCTCAAGATTTTCGATAACTTTGTGTTCTGTAAGATACGCTTTGATCTCTTCTACATTCATATATGTTTCATTTGCACTTACGTATGGATTTGTTACTACTTTGTTTGTAATATTTTCATAACTATCATAATCAACTTCTTCATACATAGGTGGTATAGAAGGTTTTACTGTAAACATATTGTCAAGTTCATATGCTCTTACTGTCTCTTCATCTGTCATAAGCTCTTCATAAAGCTTCTCACCTGGTTTACTTCCAATGTATTCTATCTCAATATCTTCCGCTTTTCTACCAAACATAGGTGCTACGAGTTCGATCATTGCCTGAGCTAAATCGACTATACGCATAACTGGCATTTTAGTTACAAAAACTTCACCACCCTTTGCCAATAATGAAGCTTCTAAAACTAAACTACACGCTTCTTCTATAGTCATAATAAAACGTGTCATTCTTTCATCTGTAATCGTAATATTTTTACCTGCTTGAATCTGCTTATAAAAAATTGGTGCTACAGAACCTTTAGAACCTATAACATTACCGAAACGCGTACTTGTGAATATAATATCTCTTGAAGATTTAATATTTAGTGCTGATGTGATCATTCTTTCACCGAGAAGCTTTGTAGTACCCATAACATTTGTAGGATTAACTGCTTTATCACTACTTGTGTAGATCACTCTGCTAACTTTCTCTGATTCTAATGCAGCTTGAATCACATTTGAAGTACCGTCTGCATTTGTTTTTACAGCATCCAATGGACTCACTTCACTAATAATTACATGTTTCATTGCAGCAGTATGAAGAATAATATCAACATCTTTACAAAGATACTTTAAGCGGTCAAGGTCACGTATATCACAGAAAAAACCATTGTATCTTGATTCTTTACGATACTCTTCATTTAAAAAGAACAACGAAGCTTCATTATTGTCGATCGCTTTAATCTCTTTTACATCTAATTCTAATAATTGCTTTATAAGCCCTTTACCGATAGTACCAGCTGCACCGGTAATAAGCACCTTTTTATTTTTATACAAATTTATCATTCATCTAGCCCTTTTATATGTGTTTTAAAGAAAAATTTCCATATGGAAAAAAATTGAAAGAAATGATCCCATGCGATCTTTCTAGGTTTACTAATTTTAGGAAGTTCAACATCTACTTCACAAATTCTCATATTTAAATAGTCACACTCTTGCAAAAGAGTTCCACAAGTACATCCTCCATAAAATTGTAATTTTTTTGCATATTCTGTTTTGATTGCTCGAAAACCGGTACCTGAATCTTTCACCTTACTACCAGTTAACATACGAGCCAACCAAAGTAAAAATATTTCAGATTCTCTCGCAATTTCAGGCCGTTTGCCAAAAACTATATCACATTTATTATCTAAAATTGGTTGTATTAGTTTTGTAACATCTTCAGGTCTATGTTCACCATCACCATCCATAGTTACTACAATGTCATTCCTTGCAAATGCAATACCTGCTTTAATAGAATGCAAATAACCCTTATTAACTTCATTCGTAAGTATTTGTAAATTTGGAAACTTCTTTTTATCTATATAACTTTCTACTTTTATGCTACTTGCATCATCTATAACAATGACTTCGTTAAATCCTTGTAACTCATCTAAAACTTTTTCAAGTCTTCCTTTTTCGTTATACACAGGAATTATAATAGAGACGTTCATATTTACTCCACTGTCACAGATTTTGCCAAGTTTCTCGGCATATCTACATCATTTTCCAGTTTTATTGCTATCTCCATAGCAAGTAACTGCGTAGCTGTCATCATTTCATAAAACTCTAACATGTAATGATTACACTTTGGTATCACTATGAAATCATCTGCTTTTTCATACATATATGAACTTACACAACAGATTGTCGAATCTCGTGCGCCTAACTCTTCCATATTGCTCTTTGTTTTCTCAAAAAGCATGTTTTCACTTAAAAGTGCTACAGTAAAAAGTTCTGGATCCGCCAAGGCTATAGGACCATGTTTCATCTCCCCTGCAGGATACCCTTCAGCATGTAGGTAGCTAATTTCTTTTAATTTCAATGCTCCTTCTAATGCTAACGGGTAAAATACATCTCTACCTATAAAGAAAAAACCATGCCCATGCAAGTAACGCTTTGCAAGACGTTTTGTTTTTTCATGCACACTATCTTTCACTACGGTTACATTTGGTACTTCTCTAAGAGTATGAAGCTCTTTTTGTAACTCTTTTGTATCTAAACTCTTTTTAAATTGTGCAATATATAAACTCAGCATCCATAACACTGCCACTTGTGTAGCAAATGCTTTTGTACTTGCTACACCTTTTTCTATTCCGGCACGAGTAAGTATACTTGCATCGCTTAAGCGTACAATGCTTGAGTTATCTACATTACACACTGCAAGTGTTTTGAGTCCTGCCGCTTTTGCCATCTTAAGAGCTTCAAGTGTATCGGCAGTTTCTCCACTTTGGGAGATCACTAAAAAGAGTGTATCTTTTGTCAGTAAAGGTTCTTTATAACGAAATTCACTTGCAATCTCAACACTTACCTTTACTTTTGCAAGTCTCTCAAACAAGTAACTAGATGTCAAAGCTGCATGGTAACTAGTTCCACATGCACATAACTTGATTTCATTTATACCGTCAAATAAATTTTCATCTAATTCATCAAATTCAATCTTTTCATCGACTACACGTCCACGAAGAGTATCGGCAAGAACATCTGCTTGTTCATATATCTCTTTTTCCATAAAAAATCTATACCCCTCTTTTTGGGCAGAGAGTTTGTCGGATGGAAGTTTTACATTTTGAAAAGCGATCTCTTTTTCTGTAGCTGATTCTATGTGTACTTCATTCTTGTTTACATAACCGAACTCTCCATCCTCAAAAAAATGGACATTATTACATTGCCCTAGCAATGCTGCATCAGAAGATGCAAAAAACTTTTCATCATCTTTTATTCCAAGTATAAGTGGTGAACCTTTTTTGGCAAAGTAGATCGTTTCAGTTTCAGAGCTTGTAACAAGTAAAATAGCATAAGCCCCCTCTATCTCAGATAAAGCACGTTTAAACGCTTCATAATTAGTATGATTTTTTTGATGTTTTTCAAACAAGTGTACAAACACTTCAGTATCTGTTTGACTTATAAATGAAAAACCATCTAGTTGAAGCATTTGTTTAAGTTCTTGGTAGTTTTCTATGATCCCGTTATGAACAATATATGTATCACTTCCATAATGCGGATGAGCGTTTTCTTCTGTCGGTTTTCCGTGTGTAGCCCAACGAGTGTGTCCGATCCCTATACTAAAGTTATCTAATGAGAGTTCAATTGTTTTTTCTTTTAAATTTTCAAGCTTTCCAACTGCTTTAAATATATGTCTATCTTCATTATTTAGTATAGCAATACCGGCAGAATCATACCCACGGTATTCTAATTCTGCTAAACCGTTTAACAAGATACCTTTTGTATCTTTACATCCAAGATGTCCAACTATTCCACACACTCTGCTTGATTTCCTAATATTTATGTAATTATCAAATTTTACTACACTTTGGTTACATTTACATAACATACAAAAGTGTTTTTTTAGTGTTTTTTTATTGGTTCAAAAAAACACTAAACTCCTATTTAATGTAGATAAAAACTGAAAGTTATTACGACATATTACATTAAAAACTATTATAATTGCCTTATGTCGTTAAAAATTGTTATCAATATCTAAGTACTATAGCTGCACCAACTGCTATCTGGTAAACAATCTGTGTTATATCCTTGACAACCTGTAGGTATTTACTATCTACTTTACCCATTACAAGTATAGCATCACCTGGTTTTACACTATAGTTATCACCAAATGAGCTAGAAGGATCATAGCTTACAACCAGACCGTTTTTCTTAATGATAAGAACATTGTCCGTATTTGCTCTAAAACTGTAGCCACCACATGAATTGATGTAATCTTCAAAACTCATCCCGTCTACATAGCTTTGTGCACCAGGTAACATAACTTCACCCTGAACTATAACCATATGGCTTTTTTTCGGAATGTAAATTTCATCGCCGTCTTCTAATGTTATAAGAGAGAGATTTGTATCTTTATTGATTACCACTTTCCCTTTTAGTTCTACCTGTTTTGCACGCTCTATAAAGTTCATAACAAGTTGTGCTTCTTGCGCTCTTATGGTAGCTTCTTCTGAACTCATAGAACCTGTTGTAAGTGTTTTTGCTTCTAGATCATTCAGCTGTGCATCGAGTAATTTCTTTTGCTCCTCGGCTATGCTTTTTCTATAAAGCTGGAACGAGTCCATATCTGAAAGCATTGAGGGCTTAATCTTTTCAAATACTTCACCAAGAGTTGAACCTTTTGGCACCACTATGTTATGCAGACTTAGATGTTCTCCACTAATTTTAACTGCTATGCTTTTTGCATTATGATCTGGTAAAAACTCTACCACTTCACCGCTATGGAGTTCAAAATGCTCGTTTCCTTTAATACTATGAATACTTACAGTTTGTTCATTCTCTTGATTCCATTTAGTGACCGTAAAGTTTGTAGCTGTTGGATTTGGCAGTACAGCCTTTAAGAGCTTACCAAGCTCAATACTTTTACCCTTCATCTCAAATCTATAAGGGCGTTTTACATCACCGTTAATCTCTACATAGTTTTTAACACTCTCAACATTGATCACATCTCCCATTTGAAACTGAAAAACATCAAGCTTACCACTGAGTAAGAAGTTATAAAGATCAACACTTTTAATAGCTTTGTTATCTCTTAGTACCGTAATGTTTCTGTAACTTCCAAACTCGTTTTCTATTCCCCTAGCTTTGTCCAAAAACTGAATGATAGAGTCAGATGAAAGTCCTTCATAAAGTCCCGGCTTATTTACGGCACCTGTCACAAATACACTCACAGGCTGATAGTTTCCAAGATCAGCATAGACATAAACATTTGTTTTAAAAACACTTTTGATCTTACTTTGAAGTGTACGAGAGAGCTCTTCATTTTTCAAGCCTACAAGTTGTATGGTCCCAACTTTCGGTAAAAAGATATTCCCTTGTGAATCTACAGGTATACTGGCATTAAAATCAAAAGCACCCCAAAGTCTGATGTTTACTACATCACCGATATTTATAAGATAGTTTGGGTTATAACGGTGTTGTTTATTTTGAGAAAATGAACCGTTAAAAAGTCTGTTACCAAATACTTTTTTACTCTCTTGCATCATACTGACATTGCTATCTACATCTTTTGGAGCTACATCAAGCTCTACTGCCGTTAAACTTGTTAAAAGGATTAAAATTGTTACTATTATTTTTTTCATTTTCTACTCTTTATGATCTTTAATTATTTGACTTAACATTGAAAAGATACCATACATCAACAATGTTATGATAAGTATCGTTATAAATACTTTAGGTTTGTTTGGATATGTATAGCCATCCGGAAGATTTGGTTTACTAAGTACACTAAGCGT encodes:
- a CDS encoding NAD-dependent epimerase/dehydratase family protein; translation: MAHVLILGGDGYLGWPTAMYFSNRGYEVTVVDNYLRRNACTEIDVGMLYPIPSLVERAKIWHEKTGNEIKVAIGDLTDAEFTRGFFEGRVKYDWAINYDFTGVPETVVHYAEMPSAPYSMMDYKKSNFTITNNLLVSSNLLFAVRDLAPDTHIIKLGTMGEYGTPNIDIEEGWLEVEHNGRKQKFLYPRAAGSLYHTTKVMDTDLYWFGVRMWNLRITDLMQGPVYGIETEESKIDPRLRPIFNYDEVFGTIVNRFITQAINGYPLTVYGKGGQTRGYLNIKDTLQCVHMSEKSPAEKGELRIFNQVMETFSVNELADITKRVGDKLGYNVEIKNIENPRKEAEEHYYNPTYQGLINIGVEPHYLTDEVMEEMFKVVAEYKDNIRNDVIFRGVKW
- a CDS encoding polysaccharide biosynthesis/export family protein, with protein sequence MKKIIVTILILLTSLTAVELDVAPKDVDSNVSMMQESKKVFGNRLFNGSFSQNKQHRYNPNYLINIGDVVNIRLWGAFDFNASIPVDSQGNIFLPKVGTIQLVGLKNEELSRTLQSKIKSVFKTNVYVYADLGNYQPVSVFVTGAVNKPGLYEGLSSDSIIQFLDKARGIENEFGSYRNITVLRDNKAIKSVDLYNFLLSGKLDVFQFQMGDVINVESVKNYVEINGDVKRPYRFEMKGKSIELGKLLKAVLPNPTATNFTVTKWNQENEQTVSIHSIKGNEHFELHSGEVVEFLPDHNAKSIAVKISGEHLSLHNIVVPKGSTLGEVFEKIKPSMLSDMDSFQLYRKSIAEEQKKLLDAQLNDLEAKTLTTGSMSSEEATIRAQEAQLVMNFIERAKQVELKGKVVINKDTNLSLITLEDGDEIYIPKKSHMVIVQGEVMLPGAQSYVDGMSFEDYINSCGGYSFRANTDNVLIIKKNGLVVSYDPSSSFGDNYSVKPGDAILVMGKVDSKYLQVVKDITQIVYQIAVGAAIVLRY
- a CDS encoding SDR family NAD(P)-dependent oxidoreductase, with amino-acid sequence MINLYKNKKVLITGAAGTIGKGLIKQLLELDVKEIKAIDNNEASLFFLNEEYRKESRYNGFFCDIRDLDRLKYLCKDVDIILHTAAMKHVIISEVSPLDAVKTNADGTSNVIQAALESEKVSRVIYTSSDKAVNPTNVMGTTKLLGERMITSALNIKSSRDIIFTSTRFGNVIGSKGSVAPIFYKQIQAGKNITITDERMTRFIMTIEEACSLVLEASLLAKGGEVFVTKMPVMRIVDLAQAMIELVAPMFGRKAEDIEIEYIGSKPGEKLYEELMTDEETVRAYELDNMFTVKPSIPPMYEEVDYDSYENITNKVVTNPYVSANETYMNVEEIKAYLTEHKVIENLEL
- the glmS gene encoding glutamine--fructose-6-phosphate transaminase (isomerizing) translates to MCGIVGHLGCKDTKGILLNGLAELEYRGYDSAGIAILNNEDRHIFKAVGKLENLKEKTIELSLDNFSIGIGHTRWATHGKPTEENAHPHYGSDTYIVHNGIIENYQELKQMLQLDGFSFISQTDTEVFVHLFEKHQKNHTNYEAFKRALSEIEGAYAILLVTSSETETIYFAKKGSPLILGIKDDEKFFASSDAALLGQCNNVHFFEDGEFGYVNKNEVHIESATEKEIAFQNVKLPSDKLSAQKEGYRFFMEKEIYEQADVLADTLRGRVVDEKIEFDELDENLFDGINEIKLCACGTSYHAALTSSYLFERLAKVKVSVEIASEFRYKEPLLTKDTLFLVISQSGETADTLEALKMAKAAGLKTLAVCNVDNSSIVRLSDASILTRAGIEKGVASTKAFATQVAVLWMLSLYIAQFKKSLDTKELQKELHTLREVPNVTVVKDSVHEKTKRLAKRYLHGHGFFFIGRDVFYPLALEGALKLKEISYLHAEGYPAGEMKHGPIALADPELFTVALLSENMLFEKTKSNMEELGARDSTICCVSSYMYEKADDFIVIPKCNHYMLEFYEMMTATQLLAMEIAIKLENDVDMPRNLAKSVTVE
- a CDS encoding glycosyltransferase family 2 protein, with protein sequence MNVSIIIPVYNEKGRLEKVLDELQGFNEVIVIDDASSIKVESYIDKKKFPNLQILTNEVNKGYLHSIKAGIAFARNDIVVTMDGDGEHRPEDVTKLIQPILDNKCDIVFGKRPEIARESEIFLLWLARMLTGSKVKDSGTGFRAIKTEYAKKLQFYGGCTCGTLLQECDYLNMRICEVDVELPKISKPRKIAWDHFFQFFSIWKFFFKTHIKGLDE